In Maylandia zebra isolate NMK-2024a linkage group LG12, Mzebra_GT3a, whole genome shotgun sequence, a single genomic region encodes these proteins:
- the LOC143421477 gene encoding uncharacterized protein LOC143421477 has protein sequence MEIEARRDKITATLCQLSRDQLIEVGYKVKGFATPLNEPTKDTSRRQLMKVIEHKLDEVENSYTPDDAVQFVKELLSFLGEYKAKDNTAESDFSRPSDARDKYDELQEEIRAIGQKLKMADAAPNLLSSKVPEVTIRREFRICGQIGEGGQRDRLSYTNLLHQMENGLRKGHSESEVIEAVIRAINPGLKLRDMLEIKTDLTLTQLKTILKGHYREDDTSDLYQKLINISQDPKESAQDFLFRAIELKDRLLYASKDKEAEHYSRDLVKRKFLRSVGTGLQNDNIKFQIKALLDNPDVTDEMLIEKLNEAANLETERLNKLKRNNTKPPRINELHTRDEPRSSSQIPATKEDKKNHPPPEMHDLVKELRNEVAEVRQMVLASLNAGKSQTTKRTSDAAAGTWRKKGCRTCQSNGEGDNCTHCFKCGQPGHISRGCRAPLQLQGNARGPLPRDQQ, from the coding sequence ATGGAGATAGAAGCCCGACGAGATAAGATCACCGCCACACTCTGCCAGCTAAGTCGTGATCAGCTCATAGAAGTGGGTTATAAGGTGAAAGGCTTTGCTACACCGCTAAATGAGCCTACAAAAGACACTTCCAGACGCCAACTGATGAAAGTTATAGAACATAAACTGGACGAGGTGGAAAACAGTTATACACCAGACGATGCTGTACAGTTTGTGAAAGAACTTTTATCGTTTTTGGGCGAATATAAAGCTAAAGACAATACGGCCGAGAGTGATTTTTCCCGCCCTTCAGACGCAAGAGACAAGTATGACGAGCTGCAGGAAGAAATTAGAGCGATAGGGCAGAAACTCAAGATGGCGGACGCTGCCCCGAACCTGCTGTCTTCTAAAGTACCAGAGGTGACAATTCGCAGGGAGTTTCGCATCTGTGGCCAAATAGGTGAGGGAGGGCAGCGCGATCGGCTGTCCTATACCAACCTGCTGCATCAGATGGAAAATGGACTCCGCAAAGGCCACAGTGAGTCAGAAGTTATTGAAGCAGTGATAAGAGCCATCAATCCAGGTCTCAAACTGCGTGATATGCTTGAAATAAAGACTGATTTGACACTCACACAGTTAAAGACAATATTAAAAGGACATTACCGAGAAGATGACACATCTGATTTGTACCAAAAACTGATAAATATTTCCCAAGATCCAAAAGAGTCAGCTCAAGACTTTTTATTCAGAGCCATTGAGCTTAAAGATCGCCTCCTGTACGCATCCAAGGACAAAGAAGCAGAACACTACAGTCGGGACCTGGTAAAAAGGAAGTTTTTGAGATCAGTGGGTACTGGGCTgcaaaatgacaacataaaGTTCCAGATTAAAGCCCTTCTTGACAACCCAGATGTGACTGATGAAATGCTGATTGAGAAACTAAATGAAGCTGCCAATCTCGAGAcagaaagactgaacaagttaAAGAGGAACAATACAAAACCACCAAGAATCAATGAGCTACATACTAGGGATGAACCACGCAGCAGCTCGCAGATCCCCGCCACCAAGGAAGACAAGAAAAATCATCCTCCACCCGAAATGCACGACCTGGTGAAAGAGCTGAGGAACGAGGTTGCAGAGGTGAGGCAGATGGTTCTTGCTTCCCTGAACGCTGGCAAGTCGCAGACTACAAAGAGGACATCAGATGCTGCCGCGGGTACCTGGAGGAAGAAAGGCTGCAGGACCTGCCAGAGCAACGGAGAGGGAGACAACTGCACCCACTGCTTTAAGTGTGGCCAGCCTGGCCACATCTCCAGAGGATGCCGAGCTCCACTTCAGCTGCAGGGAAACGCCAGAGGGCCACTGCCACGGGACCAGCAGTGA